The segment AGTTTATCCAACAAAAAAAACAACCTTTTGTTTTGATAAAGATGGTTCCCAGAAAATGCGTGTAGAGCCATCATCACAGGTGGTATCGACAGTGAATATGGAAAACTTGATTTGTTCGAAGAATGAAACGAAGACAAAAAGAAACGCCAGAATGTAGGCGACGCGTTCTCTAAAAGAATTTTATTTACAGAGAGTTATAAAGCTATCACGAATTCAAAAAGAAATCGGAAATGCAAATCAGCCAGTGATATGAAACACTAGTTTACCTGGCTTAGACGCTTTGTAAGGTTTTCGGCAAAGGGAAAGTGACCTTTTCTTCCTTGCCTCTTGCCTCCTGTGCGACTTCAGCGCCAAACTCCTGGAGTTTTTCGACAACCTGTTTGACCAAAATCTCGGGAGCAGACGCACCGGCGCTAACACCGATACGATTTTTTCCCTCTACCCAGGCGCGATCTATCTCACCAGCATCATCTATTAGATAGGCAGGCGTTCCCAGTCGCTCGGAAACCTCACGCAAGCGATTGGAATTGGAACTGTTAGGACTACCGACGACAAGCACTACATCACAACTCGCGGCGAGACTCTTGACCGCTTCCTGGCGATTTTGCGTGGCGTAACAAATATCGTCTTTCTTCGGCCCCACGATATTGGGGAAACGCTCGCGCAAGGCAGAGATGACACCGGCGGTATCATCCATTGACAACGTCGTCTGTG is part of the Gammaproteobacteria bacterium genome and harbors:
- the ispH gene encoding 4-hydroxy-3-methylbut-2-enyl diphosphate reductase (catalyzes the conversion of 1-hydroxy-2-methyl-2-(E)-butenyl 4-diphosphate into isopentenyl diphosphate (IPP) and dimethylallyl diphosphate (DMAPP); functions in the nonmevalonate isoprenoid biosynthesis pathway), with product QTTLSMDDTAGVISALRERFPNIVGPKKDDICYATQNRQEAVKSLAASCDVVLVVGSPNSSNSNRLREVSERLGTPAYLIDDAGEIDRAWVEGKNRIGVSAGASAPEILVKQVVEKLQEFGAEVAQEARGKEEKVTFPLPKTLQSV